A window from Drosophila kikkawai strain 14028-0561.14 chromosome 2L, DkikHiC1v2, whole genome shotgun sequence encodes these proteins:
- the TTLL3A gene encoding tubulin glycylase 3A isoform X1 — protein sequence MFSRLARLGASASAMQTRPSSEPHRGKEQVREEQTPKCASASLAKKPATPPTAPPPTPIPTNRGVAPLTVPVIQLTPAQSDTPVKRALLPAAAPKEIPSLADSNSNKENLSGKTVPQGKSTPLGAPTNYVARRTWITTERMNELRRKAQEAAKQNKIFTIRGCFNSVRNALLTRGWVEKLDVHRKVMPAGQMTYEDLTQRLPKRKAGETRRQYVLKCERNIMSRFLEHMPVDFLWTNRKEKCDYIDQAKNPGMTINKFHRAPFTSKEGLCSQLRDFHWFFEEGTAEMYFPRCYNVWSPEELGEFIDNFKLTACVAYLRVMLCKYHKQGSEAVFSCAGKIPYSSIDFAYKRLVEYIDSCQHNDIDFEDPPKIWEHDWDAFLFQHQQLVNEDGRIQHDGQRLDPMIKSCLALIDKMKVHWPQYSLDGYQNLWIVKPANKCRGRGILLMDNLKKILGVVNPSIASKSRYVVQKYIERPLILFQTKFDIRQWFLITNTQPLVVWFYRESYLRFSSQEYSLSNHHESVHLTNYAIQKKYTNGKRDKRLPSENMWDCYSFQAYLRQIGKYNMWLERIFPGMRKAIVGCMLASQENMDRRPNTFELFGADFMICENFYPWLIEINSSPDLGATTSVTARMCPQCLEDVVKVVIDRRTDPKADMGNFDLAYRQVVPPTPAYMGLNLYVKGKQVLQKVSHGGGHNHYYYQQQRKERSLATSSVYRQRSAILHPASSISRIHRAMPTFNATEYMEKYMVEPLSSSRSSLSLSFNSQQPQKSPTVAPAPAPQSASACPYLLKQAGRSITQLLNSASHKRNTAGSVPGEPVPNTALPPKRQRSCGPRLSSTNPVDSTEKKFKILIKNYTAGGGSESMHESRPEGSAPATAPVMSERKWRSLRNITATTGGGASTSSTRSKGLPLASSGLPQRRFVRTKSEIESTASLHAIGRTFGRKSNGPRLPISISVQALHRGEPIVAALKQATSELQLSQAQMMSPRTALANKLHNSTLTVPAPLLPVG from the exons ATGTTCAGTAGGCTGGCGAGGCTTGGAGCGAGCGCTTCCGCCATGCAGACGCGTCCCAGCAGTGAGCCGCACCGCGGCAAGGAGCAGGTAAGGGAAGAGCAGACCCCGAAATGCGCCAGTGCCTCGCTGGCCAAAAAGCCCGCCACGCCGCCCACTGCACCGCCGCCTACGCCCATTCCGACGAACAGGGGAGTGGCTCCTCTTACGGTTCCTGTGATCCAGCTCACGCCCGCACAGAGTGACACGCCCGTGAAGAGGGCATTGTTACCCGCCGCCGCTCCCAAGGAGATACCTTCCCTGGCCGACAGCAATAGCAATAAGGAGAACCTTTCTGGGAAGACTGTGCCGCAGGGAAAGAGCACTCCCCTGGGAGCCCCCACCAATTACGTGGCCAGACGCACCTGGATCACTACCGAGCGAATGAATGAGCTGCGACGAAAAGCCCAGGAAGCGGCCAAGCAGAACAAGATTTTTACCATACGAGGATGCTTCAACTCGGTGAGGAACGCCCTGCTGACGCGGGGATGGGTGGAAAAGCTGGACGTGCACCGCAAGGTGATGCCTGCGGGCCAGATGACCTACGAGGACCTCACCCAGCGGCTGCCGAAGCGCAAGGCGGGAGAGACCCGGCGGCAGTACGTGCTCAAGTGCGAGCGGAACATCATGTCTCGCTTTCTGGAGCACATGCCCGTGGACTTTCTGTGGACAAATCGGAAGGAGAAGTGCGACTACATCGACCAGGCCAAGAATCCCGGCATGACCATCAACAAATTCCACAGGGCGCCGTTCACCTCAAAGGAGGGCCTGTGCAGCCAGCTGCGGGACTTTCACTGGTTCTTCGAGGAGGGCACCGCCGAGATGTACTTCCCGCGCTGCTACAATGTCTGGAGTCCCGAGGAGCTCGGAGAGTTCATCGATAACTTCAAGCTTACCGCCTGCGTGGCCTACCTGCGGGTGATGCTCTGCAAGTACCACAAGCAGGGCTCCGAGGCCGTCTTCTCCTGTGCCGGCAAGATTCCCTACTCCTCGATAGACTTTGCCTATAAGCGCCTTGTGGAGTACATCGACAGCTGCCAGCATAACGACATCGACTTCGAGGACCCGCCCAAGATATGGGAGCACGACTGGGACGCGTTCCTCTTCCAGCACCAGCAGCTGGTCAACGAGGACGGACGCATCCAGCATGACGGCCAGCGTTTGGATCCCATGATCAAGAGCTGTCTGGCTTTAATCGACAAGATGAAGGTCCACTGGCCGCAGTACAGCCTCGACGGCTACCAGAATCTGTGGATTGTGAAGCCAGCAAACAAGTGTCGGGGAAGGGGTATCCTCCTCATGGACAACCTGAAGAAAATCCTGGGCGTTGTGAATCCGTCAATAGCCTCCAAGAGTCGCTATGTGGTGCAGAAGTATATAG agCGACCGTTGATTCTGTTCCAAACCAAATTCGACATTCGTCAGTGGTTTCTCATAACCAATACCCAG CCCCTGGTGGTATGGTTTTACAGGGAGAGCTACCTACGCTTCAGCTCCCAGGAGTACAGCCTGAGCAACCACCACGAGTCGGTGCACCTGACCAACTATGCGATCCAGAAGAAGTACACCAACGGAAAGCGGGACAAGCGCCTGCCCAGCGAAAACATGTGGGACTGCTATTCCTTCCAGGCATATCTGCGTCAGATCGGGAAGTACAACATGTGGCTGGAGCGCATCTTCCCCGGGATGCGAAAGGCCATTGTCGGCTGCATGCTGGCCTCGCAGGAGAACATGGACCGGCGGCCCAATACCTTCGAGCTGTTTGGCGCGGACTTCATGATCTGCGAGAACTTCTATCCCTGGCTCATCGAGATCAACTCCAGTCCGGATCTGGGCGCCACCACGAGTGTGACGGCACGGATGTGCCCGCAATGCCTGGAGGATGTAGTCAAGG TTGTTATTGATCGGCGCACGGATCCCAAAGCGGACATGGGCAACTTTGACCTGGCCTACCGCCAGGTGGTCCCGCCTACGCCTGCCTACATGGGTCTCAACCTGTACGTCAAGGGCAAGCAGGTGTTGCAGAAGGTGAGCCATGGGGGTGGCCACAACCACTACTACTACCAGCAGCAACGCAAGGAGCGCTCGCTGGCCACCAGCAGCGTGTACCGCCAGCGCTCGGCCATACTGCATCCGGCGTCGAGCATCTCGCGCATCCACCGTGCCATGCCCACCTTCAATGCCACCGAGTACATGGAAAAGTACATGGTGGAGCCATTGAGCAGTAGTAGGAGCAGCCTAAGCCTCAGCTTTAACAGCCAGCAACCGCAGAAGTCACCCACGGTGGCTCCCGCTCCTGCCCCGCAGTCGGCTTCAGCGTGTCCCTATTTGCTGAAGCAGGCGGGCCGCTCCATCACCCAGCTGCTGAACAGTGCCTCCCACAAGCGCAACACGGCGGGATCTGTGCCGGGTGAGCCTGTGCCGAATACGGCACTGCCGCCCAAACGTCAGCGGAGCTGCGGACCTCGGCTCAGTTCGACAAATCCCGTGGACAGCACCGAAAAGAAGTTCAAGATCCTCATCAAGAACTACACAGCCGGCGGCGGCAGTGAGTCTATGCATGAATCGCGACCAGAAGGATCTGCACCTGCGACGGCTCCTGTGATGAGCGAGCGGAAGTGGCGCAGTTTACGCAACATTACTGCCACTACAGGCGGCGGCGCCTCCACCTCCTCGACCCGTTCCAAAGGCCTGCCCCTGGCCTCCTCGGGTCTGCCACAGCGCCGCTTCGTCCGCACCAAGTCAGAGATCGAGAGCACGGCCAGCCTGCATGCCATTGGCAGAACCTTCGGCCGGAAGTCCAATGGACCCCGGCTTCCCATCAGCATTTCGGTACAGGCCCTGCACCGAGGCGAACCCATCGTGGCCGCTCTAAAGCAGGCCACCAGCGAGCTGCAGCTCTCCCAGGCGCAGATGATGAGCCCGAGGACCGCCCTGGCTAACAAGCTGCACAACTCGACGCTGACGGTTCCGGCGCCTCTGCTGCCAGTAGGCTAG
- the TTLL3A gene encoding tubulin glycylase 3A isoform X2 produces the protein MALQSRWRRTEVERPLILFQTKFDIRQWFLITNTQPLVVWFYRESYLRFSSQEYSLSNHHESVHLTNYAIQKKYTNGKRDKRLPSENMWDCYSFQAYLRQIGKYNMWLERIFPGMRKAIVGCMLASQENMDRRPNTFELFGADFMICENFYPWLIEINSSPDLGATTSVTARMCPQCLEDVVKVVIDRRTDPKADMGNFDLAYRQVVPPTPAYMGLNLYVKGKQVLQKVSHGGGHNHYYYQQQRKERSLATSSVYRQRSAILHPASSISRIHRAMPTFNATEYMEKYMVEPLSSSRSSLSLSFNSQQPQKSPTVAPAPAPQSASACPYLLKQAGRSITQLLNSASHKRNTAGSVPGEPVPNTALPPKRQRSCGPRLSSTNPVDSTEKKFKILIKNYTAGGGSESMHESRPEGSAPATAPVMSERKWRSLRNITATTGGGASTSSTRSKGLPLASSGLPQRRFVRTKSEIESTASLHAIGRTFGRKSNGPRLPISISVQALHRGEPIVAALKQATSELQLSQAQMMSPRTALANKLHNSTLTVPAPLLPVG, from the exons ATGGCCCTCCAAAGCAGATGGAGGCGGACTGAAGTTG agCGACCGTTGATTCTGTTCCAAACCAAATTCGACATTCGTCAGTGGTTTCTCATAACCAATACCCAG CCCCTGGTGGTATGGTTTTACAGGGAGAGCTACCTACGCTTCAGCTCCCAGGAGTACAGCCTGAGCAACCACCACGAGTCGGTGCACCTGACCAACTATGCGATCCAGAAGAAGTACACCAACGGAAAGCGGGACAAGCGCCTGCCCAGCGAAAACATGTGGGACTGCTATTCCTTCCAGGCATATCTGCGTCAGATCGGGAAGTACAACATGTGGCTGGAGCGCATCTTCCCCGGGATGCGAAAGGCCATTGTCGGCTGCATGCTGGCCTCGCAGGAGAACATGGACCGGCGGCCCAATACCTTCGAGCTGTTTGGCGCGGACTTCATGATCTGCGAGAACTTCTATCCCTGGCTCATCGAGATCAACTCCAGTCCGGATCTGGGCGCCACCACGAGTGTGACGGCACGGATGTGCCCGCAATGCCTGGAGGATGTAGTCAAGG TTGTTATTGATCGGCGCACGGATCCCAAAGCGGACATGGGCAACTTTGACCTGGCCTACCGCCAGGTGGTCCCGCCTACGCCTGCCTACATGGGTCTCAACCTGTACGTCAAGGGCAAGCAGGTGTTGCAGAAGGTGAGCCATGGGGGTGGCCACAACCACTACTACTACCAGCAGCAACGCAAGGAGCGCTCGCTGGCCACCAGCAGCGTGTACCGCCAGCGCTCGGCCATACTGCATCCGGCGTCGAGCATCTCGCGCATCCACCGTGCCATGCCCACCTTCAATGCCACCGAGTACATGGAAAAGTACATGGTGGAGCCATTGAGCAGTAGTAGGAGCAGCCTAAGCCTCAGCTTTAACAGCCAGCAACCGCAGAAGTCACCCACGGTGGCTCCCGCTCCTGCCCCGCAGTCGGCTTCAGCGTGTCCCTATTTGCTGAAGCAGGCGGGCCGCTCCATCACCCAGCTGCTGAACAGTGCCTCCCACAAGCGCAACACGGCGGGATCTGTGCCGGGTGAGCCTGTGCCGAATACGGCACTGCCGCCCAAACGTCAGCGGAGCTGCGGACCTCGGCTCAGTTCGACAAATCCCGTGGACAGCACCGAAAAGAAGTTCAAGATCCTCATCAAGAACTACACAGCCGGCGGCGGCAGTGAGTCTATGCATGAATCGCGACCAGAAGGATCTGCACCTGCGACGGCTCCTGTGATGAGCGAGCGGAAGTGGCGCAGTTTACGCAACATTACTGCCACTACAGGCGGCGGCGCCTCCACCTCCTCGACCCGTTCCAAAGGCCTGCCCCTGGCCTCCTCGGGTCTGCCACAGCGCCGCTTCGTCCGCACCAAGTCAGAGATCGAGAGCACGGCCAGCCTGCATGCCATTGGCAGAACCTTCGGCCGGAAGTCCAATGGACCCCGGCTTCCCATCAGCATTTCGGTACAGGCCCTGCACCGAGGCGAACCCATCGTGGCCGCTCTAAAGCAGGCCACCAGCGAGCTGCAGCTCTCCCAGGCGCAGATGATGAGCCCGAGGACCGCCCTGGCTAACAAGCTGCACAACTCGACGCTGACGGTTCCGGCGCCTCTGCTGCCAGTAGGCTAG
- the meng gene encoding serine/threonine-protein kinase meng-po, whose translation MGTIEKRSFSFRLRRSFGDGGSTNSRNSNNNSSTCTNHNNQKRCSTPLTPTSTSTGRLEVPGAASVSRRSSIYKKPDKNDGGQIHLIPDVELPLMTFADQYNIEKTLAEGCFAKILLCRHRPTNTLVVLKAVHAELTTIKEFQKEFHYNYELSHHHHILSAYAVAFQTMDYYVFAMEHAPYGDLASNIGPNGLHENACKLISEQLSSALGFMHSKNLVHRDLKIENILVFTPDFTRVKLCDFGATTKKGLLVHKVKHTWTSCVPPEQLELIKNERFQCLPISDSWQFGILLYNILTGNPPWQSADWVKDQSYANFMKYEQRKTTKVPDNFRRFSPRLMRCFRKYLSHDPEDRCKITEVAKYMKDRWVECRISTSKSATLISPTNHDQDSCIYLNQREGRLSGDENKLRFKRMMSTYGLDIPIDPNMVRRRVWDWLSTCDANFDPEVESLHALDLMQ comes from the exons ATGGGCACTATCG AGAAACGCTCGTTCTCCTTCCGCCTCCGCAGATCCTTCGGAGACGGCGGCAGCACCAACAGTCGCAATAGTAACAATAATAGCAGCACCTGCACCAACCACAACAATCAGAAGCGGTGCAGCACACCGCTGACCCCGACCAGCACCAGCACGGGTAGACTAGAGGTTCCGGGGGCGGCATCGGTGAGCCGGCGGAGCAGCATCTACAAGAAGCCGGACAAGAACGATGGCGGCCAAATCCACCTAATACCAGATGTGGAGCTCCCGCTAATGACCTTCGCCGACCAGTACAACATTGAAAAGACACTGGCCGAGGGCTGCTTCGCCAAGATCCTACTGTGCCGACACAGGCCGACCAACACGCTGGTGGTGCTGAAGGCGGTGCACGCGGAGCTGACCACGATCAAGGAGTTCCAGAAGGAGTTTCACTACAACTACGAGCTGTCGCACCATCACCACATCCTCAGCGCCTATGCGGTAGCCTTCCAGACCATGGACTACTACGTGTTCGCCATGGAGCACGCCCCCTACGGCGACCTGGCCTCCAACATCGGCCCCAATGGGTTGCACGAGAACGCCTGCAAGCTGATCTCAGAGCAGCTCAGCTCGGCCCTGGGCTTTATGCACTCCAAGAATTTGGTGCATCGTGACCTCAAGATTGAGAACATCCTCGTCTTCACGCCAGACTTTACCCGCGTGAAGCTCTGCGACTTCGGGGCCACCACGAAGAAGGGTTTGCTGGTGCACAAGGTGAAGCACACGTGGACCAGCTGCGTGCCGCCGGAGCAGCTGGAGCTGATCAAGAACGAGCGCTTCCAGTGCCTGCCCATCAGCGACTCGTGGCAGTTCGGGATCCTGCTCTATAACATCCTGACCGGCAATCCGCCGTGGCAGTCGGCTGACTGGGTGAAGGACCAATCCTACGCCAACTTCATGAAGTACGAGCAGAGGAAGACAACCAAGGTGCCGGACAATTTCCGACGCTTCTCGCCGCGCCTGATGCGCTGCTTCCGGAAGTACCTCAGCCACGACCCGGAGGACCGATGCAAGATCACCGAGGTGGCCAAGTACATGAAGGATCGCTGGGTGGAGTGCCGCATCTCCACCTCCAAGTCGGCCACGCTCATCTCGCCCACCAACCACGACCAGGACTCGTGCATCTATCTGAACCAGCGGGAGGGTCGTCTCTCCGGGGACGAGAACAAGTTGCGCTTCAAGCGCATGATGTCCACCTACGGCCTGGACATTCCCATTGATCCGAATATGGTGAGGAGGCGGGTCTGGGACTGGCTATCCACGTGCGACGCCAACTTCGATCCGGAGGTAGAGAGTCTGCACGCCTTGGATCTGATGCAGTAG
- the LOC108075959 gene encoding uncharacterized protein translates to MEQKVEHKLERKWKFQNKRTVDDDEPHLTPQLKKHYEAEAEVLRLLLDLEARFKKYYDLYQCEMKAQVILIERIWLLTQRYLILISSEQGCQYPEVYTRSTEEAIINEYQEKLEVVRVSNNTIKAAILKVSEYCKEFYAAYDRLDKTQETPFLLGDKHHRCIQYHKIMAVDIFNYFYAMVLKLKCYMHQLDPMSMESVEEYREVLKNEAIMEEFDEYLKMRFVYCRCLQPVQTCPILKLKCSHKNLANLKYVSRI, encoded by the exons ATGGAGCAAAAAGTGGAGCACAAATTGGAGCGCAAATGGAAATTTCAGAATAAACGCACAGTGGACGATGACGAGCCCCATCTGACGCCTCAGCTCAAGAAGCACTacgaggcggaggcggaggttTTGAGGCTTCTTCTGGACCTGGAGGCCCGCTTTAAGAAATACTACGACCTGTATCAATGTGAAATGAAGGCCCAGGTGATACTAATCGAGCGCATTTGGCTGCTTACCCAGCGTTATTTGATACTGATCAGCTCGGAGCAGGGGTGTCAGTATCCCGAGGTCTATACCAGGTCCACCGAGGAGGCGATCATCAATGAGTACCAGGAAAAGTTGGAAGTGGTGCGAGTCTCTAA CAATACCATAAAGGCAGCCATATTAAAGGTGAGCGAGTACTGCAAAGAATTTTATGCCGCCTATGACCGGCTGGACAAGACCCAGGAGACTCCGTTCCTTTTGGGCGACAAGCATCACCGATGCATTCAGTACCACAAGATAATGGCCGTGGAtatatttaactatttttacGCCATGGTGCTGAAGCTCAAGTGCTACATGCACCAGCTGGATCCCATGAGTATGGAGAGTGTCGAGGAGTATCGCGAAGTGCTCAAAAATGAAGCCATCATGGAGGAGTTCGATGAGTATCTGAAGATGCGTTTCGTCTACTGCCGGTGCCTGCAGCCGGTGCAAACCTGCCCCATCTTGAAGCTGAAGTGTTCCCACAAAAACCTTGCAAATTTGAAGTATGTCAGTCGTATTTAA
- the LOC108075958 gene encoding arylalkylamine N-acetyltransferase-like 2 isoform X2, with protein sequence MATRFNIKNDLFKEFAVDRIFDVRVLSVDSSYRGRGIANELVKQSVALAKQKGFSLLKTDATGIFSQKIFKSLGFEVFAEQPYDKYMDDDGQIILPVEAPHTKLQLLYKKMCKGTENEQGKK encoded by the exons ATGGCGACACG TTTCAACATCAAAAACGATCTATTCAAGGAATTCGCCGTGGACCGTATCTTCGATGTGCGCGTCCTATCGGTGGACTCAAGCTACCGCGGTCGTGGCATTGCCAATGAGCTGGTGAAGCAATCGGTGGCGTTGGCCAAACAGAAGGGTTTCTCTTTGTTGAAGACCGATGCCACAGGTATCTTCTCCCAGAAGATATTTAAATCCCTTGGCTTTGAAGTATTCGCCGAGCAGCCATACGACAAGTACATGGATGACGATGGTCAGATAATCCTGCCAGTGGAGGCGCCGCACACTAAGCTACAGCTGCTCTATAAGAAAATGTGCAAAGGAACCGAGAATGAGCAGGGCAAGAAGTAA
- the LOC108075958 gene encoding arylalkylamine N-acetyltransferase-like 2 isoform X1, translated as MFGIHKRIILCHQLNFSIKPFLKCSSFLPELLNHHLPQRRSVSSSCHPLEYELIEQEHYDQVLEHLRRNFFLDEPTNKAADLCQNGSPCTHPELEQKALETMPDHLSLMAVETQQDCSKIAGVVLNGILRDGDTVKALKDLDRSCDLGYRKMFTMIYSFNIKNDLFKEFAVDRIFDVRVLSVDSSYRGRGIANELVKQSVALAKQKGFSLLKTDATGIFSQKIFKSLGFEVFAEQPYDKYMDDDGQIILPVEAPHTKLQLLYKKMCKGTENEQGKK; from the coding sequence ATGTTTGGCATACACAAAAGAATTATATTATGCcatcaattaaattttagtaTTAAGCCCTTCTTGAAATGCTCGTCATTCCTCCCAGAACTTCTTAACCATCATTTGCCTCAGAGAAGAAGTGTCTCTTCGAGCTGCCACCCCTTGGAGTACGAATTGATTGAACAGGAGCACTATGACCAGGTGCTGGAGCACCTGCGCCGGAACTTCTTCCTCGACGAGCCCACAAATAAAGCCGCCGACTTGTGCCAGAATGGAAGCCCTTGCACCCACCCCGAGCTAGAGCAGAAGGCTTTAGAGACCATGCCGGATCACTTGAGCCTGATGGCTGTGGAGACGCAACAAGACTGCAGTAAGATAGCCGGCGTGGTGCTAAACGGCATCTTAAGGGATGGCGACACGGTAAAGGCTCTAAAAGATCTAGACCGAAGCTGCGATCTTGGTTACCGAAAGATGTTTACTATGATTTACAGTTTCAACATCAAAAACGATCTATTCAAGGAATTCGCCGTGGACCGTATCTTCGATGTGCGCGTCCTATCGGTGGACTCAAGCTACCGCGGTCGTGGCATTGCCAATGAGCTGGTGAAGCAATCGGTGGCGTTGGCCAAACAGAAGGGTTTCTCTTTGTTGAAGACCGATGCCACAGGTATCTTCTCCCAGAAGATATTTAAATCCCTTGGCTTTGAAGTATTCGCCGAGCAGCCATACGACAAGTACATGGATGACGATGGTCAGATAATCCTGCCAGTGGAGGCGCCGCACACTAAGCTACAGCTGCTCTATAAGAAAATGTGCAAAGGAACCGAGAATGAGCAGGGCAAGAAGTAA